A window of Sulfurimonas gotlandica GD1 contains these coding sequences:
- a CDS encoding sensor histidine kinase, translating to MKISSLYRNVTIKQANIFTILVIFFFTMVFVGLLVEEMYEDYERALEQSYVTNGELNSQNEILAQKQKRLKALMIKTVLVIVTLSFILFALFLGLHNLFNKLLHRDTQSFLDFFEQAAHKDQVINPKTMFFKDFKIMVGYANEMVGKINAQKNSLQELNLGLEDRVKNKTATLQLINKNLEEEKKFSQDLLKSQKEFLRYTVHETNTPLSVILTSIELYVMNHPKDRQLSKIEAAVKNIFSIYDDLSYLVKKDQIEYPKIVINIENYTNSRIDFFTEVAQHSRITFNYMPDAKGLHIYFNETKLQRIVDNTITNAIKYTLPNEVVNVKIEQIGAYIEFSMGSKSKIIKDTNRVFDEYYREEENIDGFGIGLRLVRTICDEEDVMISVSSDDDQTVFKYRFKLMGE from the coding sequence ATGAAAATAAGTTCACTCTATAGAAATGTAACTATCAAACAAGCTAATATTTTTACAATATTGGTTATCTTTTTCTTTACTATGGTTTTTGTCGGTCTTCTAGTTGAAGAGATGTATGAAGACTATGAAAGAGCATTAGAACAGAGTTATGTAACAAATGGTGAATTGAATTCTCAAAATGAAATATTAGCGCAAAAACAAAAAAGATTAAAAGCGCTTATGATAAAGACTGTTCTAGTTATTGTTACTCTCTCTTTTATACTTTTTGCACTTTTTCTTGGATTACACAATCTTTTTAACAAACTTCTTCATAGAGATACACAGAGTTTTTTAGATTTTTTTGAACAAGCTGCACATAAAGATCAGGTTATAAATCCAAAAACTATGTTTTTTAAAGATTTTAAGATTATGGTTGGGTATGCGAACGAGATGGTTGGAAAAATTAATGCACAAAAAAACTCACTACAAGAACTTAACCTAGGTCTAGAAGATAGAGTTAAAAACAAAACTGCCACACTTCAACTTATAAACAAAAACTTAGAAGAAGAGAAAAAGTTTTCCCAAGATTTACTAAAATCACAAAAAGAGTTTTTGAGATATACAGTTCATGAGACAAATACTCCACTTAGTGTAATACTGACTTCAATAGAGCTATATGTAATGAATCATCCAAAAGATAGACAGCTATCTAAAATAGAAGCAGCTGTTAAAAATATATTTAGTATCTACGATGATTTGAGTTATTTGGTTAAAAAAGATCAGATTGAATATCCAAAAATAGTAATAAATATCGAAAACTATACAAACAGCAGAATAGATTTTTTTACAGAAGTCGCTCAGCATTCAAGAATTACATTTAATTATATGCCAGATGCTAAAGGGCTACATATATATTTTAATGAGACAAAACTTCAACGTATAGTAGATAACACAATTACAAATGCAATAAAATACACACTGCCTAATGAAGTAGTTAATGTAAAAATAGAACAAATCGGTGCATATATAGAATTTTCAATGGGATCAAAATCAAAGATTATTAAAGATACCAATAGAGTTTTTGATGAGTATTATAGAGAAGAAGAAAATATAGACGGTTTTGGTATTGGACTTAGACTAGTAAGAACAATATGTGATGAAGAAGATGTTATGATTTCTGTATCTTCTGATGATGATCAGACAGTATTTAAATATAGATTTAAATTGATGGGTGAATAA
- a CDS encoding peptidylprolyl isomerase — MFGRTELKNYDLSADELSKLQWAKVSTSKGDIWIKLFPEETPNTVANFAHLANTGFYNNLNFHRVIPGFMAQGGCPTGSGTGGPNWAIPCETALNTSRHTRGTLSMAHAGPNTGGSQFFITFVPTPHLDGVHTVFGAIEKDDAESFSVLDSIQGQDAINSIEVLETK; from the coding sequence ATGTTTGGAAGAACTGAATTAAAAAATTACGACTTAAGTGCTGATGAATTAAGTAAATTACAGTGGGCTAAAGTATCTACAAGCAAGGGTGATATCTGGATTAAACTATTTCCTGAGGAGACTCCAAATACAGTTGCGAACTTTGCACACTTAGCAAATACTGGTTTTTACAATAATCTTAACTTTCACCGTGTAATCCCTGGTTTCATGGCTCAAGGTGGTTGTCCGACTGGAAGTGGAACTGGTGGACCAAACTGGGCTATCCCATGTGAGACTGCTCTTAACACTTCTCGTCACACAAGAGGAACTCTTTCAATGGCTCACGCAGGACCAAACACAGGTGGAAGCCAATTTTTCATTACTTTTGTTCCTACTCCTCACTTAGATGGTGTTCACACTGTTTTTGGCGCGATTGAAAAAGACGATGCAGAAAGTTTTTCAGTTCTTGATTCTATCCAAGGTCAAGATGCTATCAACTCTATAGAAGTTTTAGAAACTAAATAA
- a CDS encoding epoxyqueuosine reductase QueH has translation MLVHICCSVDSHFFLEKLQHDYPQEKLTGFFYDPNIHPYSEYQLRLLDVQRSCKKLGIEVLEGEYDFEAWMQAVRGLEKEPEKGARCEVCFDKRFEVSAKKALELGENKITTTLLVSPLKSQEQLKKSGDAFYEKYGVEFIAVDYRADGGTQDQSRVTKEEQLYRQDYCGCIYGLTMQREQQERLMDEMFSPISKQILPASIEERLAMYKKRMLLEDEGIEYKIIKEKFLNYRQFNFKLIKGKKEVIPAYALTYSTLPRKRAQGQIEFEDKNIHYFNREEIKFITLDYFNSLCNSEYKNIKELIFNPPNFDEELKIRASIESNNYALSPIIVVEYLIDAKLTVAIDAKTYEDTKEKLIIL, from the coding sequence ATGTTGGTACATATCTGTTGTAGCGTTGACTCTCACTTTTTTTTAGAAAAGCTACAACATGACTATCCACAGGAGAAGCTAACAGGCTTCTTCTACGACCCCAATATTCACCCCTACTCTGAATATCAACTTAGACTCCTTGACGTACAACGATCTTGCAAAAAACTTGGAATTGAAGTACTTGAAGGTGAATATGATTTTGAAGCTTGGATGCAAGCTGTACGTGGCTTAGAAAAAGAGCCTGAAAAAGGTGCCAGATGCGAAGTATGTTTCGATAAGCGCTTTGAAGTAAGTGCTAAAAAAGCTTTAGAACTTGGCGAAAATAAAATCACAACTACCCTACTCGTAAGCCCTCTAAAATCTCAAGAACAACTAAAAAAAAGCGGTGACGCATTTTATGAAAAGTATGGTGTTGAGTTTATAGCAGTCGATTACCGTGCTGATGGCGGGACACAAGATCAAAGCAGAGTAACAAAAGAAGAACAACTCTACAGACAAGATTATTGTGGATGCATCTACGGTCTTACTATGCAAAGAGAACAGCAAGAGCGTCTTATGGATGAGATGTTTTCCCCAATATCAAAACAAATACTTCCAGCATCTATAGAAGAACGTCTAGCGATGTACAAGAAGAGAATGCTTCTTGAAGATGAAGGTATTGAATACAAGATAATTAAAGAGAAATTTTTAAACTACAGACAATTTAACTTTAAACTTATCAAGGGCAAAAAAGAAGTTATTCCTGCCTATGCACTAACTTATTCTACACTTCCACGAAAACGTGCACAAGGACAAATAGAATTTGAAGATAAAAACATTCACTATTTTAACCGTGAAGAGATTAAATTTATAACATTAGATTATTTTAATTCCTTATGCAACTCTGAATATAAAAATATAAAAGAATTGATTTTCAATCCTCCAAATTTTGACGAAGAACTAAAGATAAGAGCTTCCATAGAGTCCAATAACTATGCCCTATCCCCAATCATAGTAGTAGAATATTTGATAGATGCTAAGCTAACTGTAGCAATAGATGCAAAAACTTACGAAGACACCAAAGAAAAACTAATCATTTTATAA
- the fabZ gene encoding 3-hydroxyacyl-ACP dehydratase FabZ, with the protein MTMDVMEIQKIIPHRYPFLLLDRVTDLVKNETLVGFKNVTIGDNIFQGHFPGHPIYPGVMILEGMAQAGGILAFKSMDGMTEEEVANKVVYFMSIDKAKFRAPVRPGDRLEYRISVIKQKGSIWMLDGKAYVDDTLVSQAELKAMIVDK; encoded by the coding sequence ATGACTATGGATGTTATGGAAATTCAAAAAATTATACCTCACCGCTACCCTTTTTTACTTTTAGATCGTGTTACTGATCTTGTAAAGAATGAAACTCTAGTCGGTTTTAAAAATGTAACTATTGGCGATAATATTTTTCAAGGCCACTTTCCAGGTCATCCAATCTACCCAGGTGTTATGATTTTAGAAGGAATGGCTCAAGCTGGTGGAATCTTAGCATTCAAAAGTATGGATGGAATGACTGAAGAAGAAGTTGCAAATAAAGTTGTTTATTTTATGAGTATAGATAAAGCAAAATTTCGCGCTCCTGTAAGACCAGGGGATAGACTAGAGTATAGAATCAGCGTTATCAAGCAAAAAGGATCTATCTGGATGCTAGATGGCAAAGCTTATGTTGATGATACTTTAGTTTCTCAAGCTGAATTAAAAGCTATGATTGTTGATAAGTAG
- the lpxA gene encoding acyl-ACP--UDP-N-acetylglucosamine O-acyltransferase, which produces MSCKISPQAIIEDGAVIGENVEIGAFCFISAQATIGDGTKIAQNSCIYGKTTIGKNNTIFSHAVIGSIPQDLKFAGEEVELIIGDNNKIREFTLFNPGTKGGGGKTIIGNHNLFMGYVHLGHDVIIGNHCILANAATLAGHVEVGDYAVIGGMTPIHQFVHIGDYAMIGGASALAQDVPPFCMAEGNRASLRGLNLTGLRRNLNRDDINELKSAYRELFESGRPLKDSASELLESNKNHYVNDLCNFVLKTKRGIPFERKSI; this is translated from the coding sequence ATGAGTTGTAAAATTTCCCCACAAGCTATTATAGAAGATGGCGCAGTTATAGGTGAAAATGTTGAGATTGGAGCTTTTTGTTTTATTTCAGCCCAAGCCACTATAGGTGATGGTACCAAAATTGCACAAAATTCTTGCATCTATGGCAAAACAACTATAGGGAAAAATAACACTATCTTTTCTCATGCTGTAATTGGTTCCATTCCTCAAGATTTGAAATTTGCCGGTGAAGAAGTTGAGCTAATCATTGGTGATAATAATAAAATCAGAGAGTTCACGCTCTTTAACCCAGGAACAAAAGGTGGTGGTGGAAAAACTATCATCGGTAATCATAATCTTTTTATGGGTTACGTTCACTTAGGTCATGATGTTATCATCGGAAACCACTGTATTTTAGCAAATGCAGCAACTTTGGCTGGACATGTTGAAGTTGGAGACTATGCTGTTATTGGCGGTATGACACCTATTCATCAGTTTGTTCACATCGGTGACTATGCTATGATTGGAGGAGCTTCAGCACTAGCTCAAGACGTACCTCCATTTTGTATGGCTGAGGGTAATCGTGCATCTCTTAGAGGTTTAAACCTAACAGGACTGAGAAGAAATCTAAATAGAGACGATATAAATGAACTTAAATCTGCTTATAGAGAGCTTTTCGAATCTGGAAGACCTCTAAAAGATAGTGCAAGTGAACTTTTAGAAAGTAATAAAAATCATTATGTAAATGATTTATGTAACTTTGTTCTAAAAACAAAAAGAGGAATACCATTTGAAAGGAAAAGCATATGA
- the clpX gene encoding ATP-dependent Clp protease ATP-binding subunit ClpX, translating to MIHRHCSFCDASESEENPLIAGNGVYICKNCVISAYKIMFGDEKESEISNSDELLEAVNNLMTPKELNNFLGDYIIGQERARKLLSVAVYNHYKRIFKTKNITDDDTEIAKSNVLLIGPTGSGKTLMAQTIARVLNVPIAIADATSLTEAGYVGEDVENILTKLIQAADGDVERAQQGIVFIDEVDKVSRMSENRSITRDVSGEGVQQALLKIVEGAEVNIPPKGGRKHPNQEFTSIDTTNILFICGGAFDGLDEILKRKQGNNVLGFGHDKKSKDEQKITYDMVEPDDLVSYGLIPELVGRLPIIASLNEISEEDMVRILTEPKNSLIKQYKKLFSIDDVELNFEEDALKAIAAKAIKRKTGARGLRAILEENMIDIMYELPEYAGYEVLITPEVINGNEEPVYIKKSTKKIA from the coding sequence ATGATTCATAGACACTGTAGTTTTTGTGATGCAAGCGAGAGTGAAGAAAATCCACTAATAGCCGGAAATGGTGTATATATCTGTAAGAACTGTGTTATTTCTGCATATAAGATCATGTTCGGTGATGAAAAAGAGAGTGAAATCTCAAATTCAGATGAACTTCTTGAAGCAGTAAATAACCTTATGACTCCAAAAGAGTTAAATAACTTCTTAGGTGATTATATCATTGGTCAAGAACGTGCCAGAAAACTTCTAAGCGTAGCAGTATATAACCACTACAAAAGAATTTTTAAAACAAAAAATATAACTGATGATGATACAGAGATTGCAAAATCAAATGTTTTACTTATAGGCCCAACTGGAAGTGGTAAAACACTTATGGCTCAGACTATTGCAAGAGTTTTAAATGTTCCTATCGCTATCGCAGATGCAACTAGTCTTACTGAAGCTGGTTATGTTGGTGAAGATGTTGAAAACATCCTTACAAAACTTATACAAGCTGCTGATGGTGATGTAGAAAGGGCTCAACAAGGAATCGTATTTATTGATGAAGTAGACAAAGTTTCACGTATGAGTGAGAACCGTTCTATAACAAGAGACGTTTCAGGAGAAGGTGTTCAACAAGCACTTCTTAAAATCGTTGAAGGTGCAGAAGTAAATATTCCACCAAAAGGCGGAAGAAAACATCCAAACCAAGAGTTCACTTCTATTGATACTACAAATATACTATTTATCTGTGGTGGAGCATTTGATGGTCTAGATGAGATTCTAAAAAGAAAACAGGGCAATAATGTTTTAGGCTTCGGTCATGACAAGAAAAGTAAAGATGAGCAAAAAATAACTTATGATATGGTAGAACCTGATGACTTGGTTTCTTATGGTCTTATTCCTGAGTTAGTTGGAAGATTACCTATTATCGCTTCACTTAACGAGATTAGCGAAGAAGATATGGTTCGCATCTTAACTGAGCCGAAAAACTCTCTTATCAAACAGTATAAAAAACTATTTTCTATTGATGATGTTGAGCTTAACTTTGAAGAAGACGCACTTAAAGCTATTGCGGCTAAAGCAATCAAAAGAAAAACAGGTGCACGTGGACTTCGCGCAATTTTAGAAGAGAATATGATAGATATTATGTATGAGCTTCCTGAATATGCTGGTTATGAGGTATTAATTACTCCAGAAGTTATTAATGGCAATGAAGAACCTGTATATATTAAAAAATCAACAAAAAAAATAGCATAA
- a CDS encoding rod shape-determining protein — protein MIFNKLIGLFSNDLSIDLGTANTIVIAKGRGIIINEPSVVAVKTEKFGHQRVLAVGKEAKEMVGKTPGNIKAIRPMRDGVIADFDMTEKMIRKFIEKAHGRSTLISPRIIICVPYGLTQVERKAVRESALSAGAREVFLIEEPMAAAIGAGIDIRQPQGNLVVDIGGGTTEIGVVSLGGLVLSKSIRTAGDKLDKAIVDYVKKKYNLLIGERTAEEIKINIGTAVALTTEITMVVNGRDQVEGLLSSVELTSEDAREAMKEPLKEIAEALRDVLERMPPDLAGDIVNHGIILTGGGALIRQLDKYLSDIVKVPVFVADEPLLAVARGTGRALEEIDLLQELFENE, from the coding sequence ATGATATTTAACAAACTAATTGGACTTTTTTCAAATGATCTCTCAATCGATTTAGGAACAGCAAATACAATTGTAATTGCAAAAGGTCGTGGAATTATTATTAATGAGCCATCTGTTGTTGCAGTTAAAACTGAGAAGTTTGGTCACCAAAGAGTTCTTGCGGTTGGTAAAGAAGCTAAAGAGATGGTTGGTAAAACTCCAGGAAACATAAAAGCTATTCGTCCAATGAGAGACGGTGTTATTGCTGACTTTGATATGACAGAGAAGATGATTAGAAAGTTCATTGAAAAAGCTCATGGAAGAAGCACTTTAATTAGTCCAAGAATTATTATCTGTGTTCCTTATGGGTTAACTCAAGTTGAGAGAAAAGCAGTTCGTGAGTCAGCTTTAAGTGCCGGAGCTAGAGAAGTTTTTCTTATTGAAGAGCCGATGGCAGCAGCTATAGGTGCAGGAATCGATATTCGTCAGCCTCAAGGGAATTTGGTTGTTGATATTGGTGGAGGTACTACTGAGATAGGTGTTGTTTCACTTGGTGGATTAGTGCTTTCAAAATCAATTAGAACAGCCGGTGATAAACTTGACAAAGCTATAGTTGACTATGTAAAGAAAAAATACAATCTTTTAATCGGAGAAAGAACAGCCGAAGAGATTAAAATCAACATTGGAACTGCTGTTGCATTGACTACAGAAATCACTATGGTTGTAAATGGAAGAGATCAGGTGGAAGGTCTTTTAAGTTCTGTTGAGTTAACAAGTGAAGATGCAAGAGAAGCTATGAAAGAGCCATTAAAAGAAATTGCAGAAGCGCTTCGTGATGTATTAGAGAGAATGCCGCCGGATCTAGCTGGTGACATAGTAAACCACGGTATTATTCTCACCGGAGGTGGAGCTTTAATTCGTCAACTTGACAAGTACTTATCAGATATAGTAAAGGTACCTGTATTTGTTGCTGATGAACCGCTACTTGCAGTAGCACGTGGAACAGGTCGTGCACTAGAAGAGATAGACCTATTACAAGAACTTTTCGAAAATGAATAA
- the mreC gene encoding rod shape-determining protein MreC codes for MNKELLSFFSLFTALFVGALYYTNNIQGPLISALNYLKSNYHYTTEFIQDSIDKHTFQADNITSLKEKLQKYENNHLVMQQMASEVDDLYKANKSELTTDPKVELVRAISYQKFGDLNRVWIDARDYNSSKIYGLTYNEMVAGIVVPQNNKPLGLLNRDIQSSYAVYVGKKRAPGIAHGNNAKNLVVKFIPAWFKIEEGDEVITSGLDKIFFKGLKVGRVLSVKKSQGYQNAIIEPYYESNDPSYFYMIKRIR; via the coding sequence ATGAATAAAGAGCTACTTAGCTTTTTTTCACTTTTCACTGCACTCTTTGTGGGTGCACTTTATTATACAAACAATATTCAAGGGCCATTAATTTCAGCTCTTAACTACCTAAAATCAAACTATCACTATACAACAGAATTTATCCAAGACTCCATAGACAAACACACTTTTCAAGCTGACAATATTACTTCACTAAAAGAAAAACTGCAAAAATATGAAAATAATCACCTTGTAATGCAACAGATGGCTTCTGAGGTAGATGATCTTTATAAAGCGAATAAATCTGAGTTAACAACAGATCCAAAAGTAGAGTTGGTGCGAGCTATCTCTTACCAAAAATTTGGAGACTTGAACAGAGTCTGGATAGACGCTAGAGATTATAATTCATCTAAAATCTATGGCCTTACATATAATGAAATGGTAGCTGGAATAGTTGTTCCACAAAATAATAAGCCATTAGGACTTTTAAATAGAGACATACAGAGTTCATATGCAGTATATGTTGGTAAAAAAAGAGCTCCAGGAATTGCTCATGGAAATAATGCAAAAAACTTAGTAGTTAAATTTATACCTGCTTGGTTTAAAATCGAAGAGGGTGATGAAGTAATTACATCCGGGCTTGATAAGATATTTTTTAAAGGCTTAAAAGTTGGACGTGTTTTATCTGTAAAGAAGTCTCAAGGGTATCAAAATGCAATTATTGAACCTTATTATGAATCAAATGATCCAAGCTATTTTTATATGATAAAGAGAATTAGATGA
- a CDS encoding MipA/OmpV family protein: MKYILILLLVFLTLEAQDKKQKITIGAGPFIQTQPYKNVDNIVLPSPVIFFDNGIAYVRWSRAGIYFFGDKQEDYAWGFSLTVQPRVYGYKSSDINGMDERKNTWEGGLAFSAKTDSSYLEVMLLTDMLDRYESWILKTEIGYDFEFSNFSLYPSLIFIYQSSDFLNYYYGVKKSEELGSRKEYIPNDGLQIGAQTYIKYPFTENFSALINLRVDRISKEATKSPIVDEDYIYSGLLSLIYTFEY; the protein is encoded by the coding sequence ATGAAATATATATTAATTTTACTCTTAGTTTTTTTAACTTTAGAGGCCCAAGATAAAAAACAAAAAATAACTATTGGTGCTGGTCCGTTTATCCAAACACAACCATATAAAAATGTTGACAATATAGTACTTCCATCCCCTGTTATATTCTTTGATAATGGCATCGCTTATGTAAGATGGAGTAGAGCTGGCATATACTTTTTTGGAGACAAACAAGAAGATTATGCTTGGGGATTTTCTCTAACTGTTCAACCTAGAGTTTATGGATATAAATCATCCGATATAAATGGTATGGATGAAAGAAAAAATACATGGGAAGGCGGACTGGCATTTAGTGCAAAAACTGACAGCTCATACTTAGAAGTAATGCTTTTAACAGATATGCTAGATAGATATGAATCTTGGATCCTTAAAACAGAAATCGGTTACGATTTTGAATTTTCAAATTTTTCGCTCTACCCTAGTCTAATTTTCATCTACCAATCTAGTGATTTTTTAAACTACTATTACGGTGTCAAAAAGAGCGAAGAACTTGGTTCAAGAAAAGAGTATATTCCTAATGATGGTCTTCAAATTGGAGCACAGACTTATATAAAATACCCTTTTACTGAAAATTTCTCTGCACTTATAAATCTTAGAGTGGACAGAATTTCTAAAGAAGCTACAAAAAGTCCTATAGTAGATGAAGATTATATCTATTCTGGATTACTATCTCTTATATATACTTTCGAATATTAA